The Juglans microcarpa x Juglans regia isolate MS1-56 chromosome 8D, Jm3101_v1.0, whole genome shotgun sequence genomic sequence atatgccaaatGATTATATAGTGCCATATGACATGAATTATAAGCATATggtttttgaaataattattttgagagAATAAGTCCGTAGTTGGAGACACTCCCATCAATGAATGtgtattgattttgttttaatattgaaAGCCactcatgtttgcatatgaaaaTTGAGAAAGTTAACTATTCTAGTTAAATTTACAGGTTTTGATTGAGTTTTCATAGACCCAACATCTTTATTTCAAGTTTGGTGTATGGAAGAACGCTCTGGTCAGTATGCTTTCTTGTACTCCTAATTTTCTACTGAAGCAGTCTTACTTGGTGGGTTctttctgattctgattctaagtttcttatttcttttgactttttttaatttttcttacttataagtgttaatttttatactttaatagttaaaaatgtcTAGTTGTCAATCAACCGATGGTATGACTTCAACTCCAACACTTGCTCTTATAAGATTAGAAGATCCAGCATGGGCCCATGCACGTGCAGTGCCAGGAGCAAGAAATAATACtgaatgtttatattgtaataaagtaattagaggtGGCGGGATCACTCGGTTGAAGCATCATCTAGCTGAGATTCCAGGCGatgtagaagcatgtaaaaaTGTCTCTGAAGATGTAAAATGGCAAATGAAGGAGTTacttgatgaaatgaaaaaaaacaaagagaagaaaagaaaaataaggtcAGAGATTGAAGGcgatatagatttaacatctgatgatattgatgatagtaATAGTATGGAGGGACAATCTCATCtttcaaaaggtaaggggaagtAGAAAGAATCTGGAACTGGAAAATCAGTGAGGggattgagtagattttttgctcTAAGAACAACTCATGGGGCCCAACCTTCAATTAAGAGTTCTAtgtgttcaaatgagatgattatAAAAGCAAAGATGTCTGTAGCACGCTGGTGGTATGATGCTAATCTGCCCTTCAATGCGGCTTaatccaagttttatcaacTAGCTATTGATGCCATGACTGCCATCGGGCCAGGATTCAAGGGCCCttctttatatgagttgagaggaaatttaTTAAAGATGGTTGTGGATGAGgttcaagattatttgcaacaaattaaacAGGTTTGGAATGAGAGCGGTTGTTCACTAATGGCAGATGGTTGGACAAACCAAAAGCAACAATCATtaatcaactttctagtttattgtccGAAATGTACAATGTTCTTGAAGTCTGTTGATACATATGGCCTTAGAAAAGATgctgaaatattatttaatatctttgatgaggttgttcaagaaattAGAGCTGAGAATCTTGTACAATTCATAACggacaatgatgcaagttataaagctgcaggaaaaaagttacaGCAGAAGTATGGCTCTTTCTACTAGTCCCTATATGCAGCTCATTGCATAGACttaatgttggagaatttttctgATCCAAGATATTTTCCCCTTATTGATGATActataaaaaaggcaaaaaagataacaaagttaATCTATAACCATAGTTgggttttggcattgatgagaaaagactttatcaaaggtcatgatttgtgtcgtcctgcaattacaagatttgcgacaaattttttaagtatccatttgctcttgtttaagaaagaactcagacaaatgtttacttgtgataaatggattgtATCAAGTCATTCTAAGAGCAACATAGGGAAGGAGATAGCTGGGATcgttttagaagataaagagttttggactcaatgtcaatttattgtcAAAGTTAGTGAGCCTTTGGTTCGTGTTCTACGACTTGTTAACGGGGATGAGAAGCCTGCAATGTGatacttgtatgatgcaatggaaagagtcaaagagaacataaaagcaagatgTAATAACAAAGTTAGTTTATTCAGTCCATTCACCAGGATCATTGATTCTAGATGGGATAGGCAGCTTCACAGTCCATTACATGCGGGGGTTGTTTTCTTAACTCTGGAATTTACTATAgccccaattttaaaaataaaaatgatgttgtaagaggcttcaacagttgtgttatgaagatggaacttgatctcgataatcaagacaagatcattgcagaacttgacttataTAAAAATGCAGTAGGTGAGTCTGGACATTCTTTAGTAATTCGCCAGCGCGATAAGATTAATTcaggtattatcatttatcaatattatttgttaaataatgtgactttgtactttaaattttatcttattttatttttacttgtatttaattaataatttataattgcattattgttataATTGCATGGTGGACTCAATTTGGTTGCGAGGTTCCAACGCTTCAAAGGTTTGCTGTTCGAGTACTAAGTCAATATTGTAGTGCAACTGGATGTGAGAGAAACTGAagcacatttgattttattcattcgaagaagagaaatagattagtgcataaacgtttgaatgaccTAGTATTTGTTCGTTATAATTTGAAGCTGAGAGAGAGGTAAATTCATTTCTGAACAGAAGAGCCGTTTTCATTTTCAAGTAGTGTTCGATCGATTACGTATTAATCAATATTCGATTGATTGGTCTGAGGTTATCGACAAAAAAGATTTGTCTAAGTCACTTCCAGACAGACTGGCTTGACTAGTGAGCGAGAAATGAAAGACTAGCTGACagaatatataacattttcacttatgtttgattttagtttgacaggagcataaaaaagggaagagatgctttagatccaatcaatcttgaaaacattAATTTGATGAAAGAATGGGTGAGTGAAGAATCTGAActtcttgatggagaagatttgAATTGGGCAAATATTAAGGAGCCATTAGCctcactaaatgaggaagacaatgataaggttggtgttgatgttgatgacattgatgaaaatattttgattaacatgtcgaatcctgatccttattgtctttttgatgataattagtatttttgatgaagtggtgacgttaatgattttatcatgataatgttggtatttataactttatattagttgcaactt encodes the following:
- the LOC121242146 gene encoding uncharacterized protein LOC121242146; protein product: MTSTPTLALIRLEDPAWAHARAVPGARNNTECLYCNKVIRGGGITRLKHHLAEIPGDVEACKNVSEDVKWQMKELLDEMKKNKEKKRKIRSEIEGDIDLTSDDIDDSNSMEGQSHLSKAIDAMTAIGPGFKGPSLYELRGNLLKMVVDEVQDYLQQIKQVWNESGCSLMADGWTNQKQQSLINFLVYCPKCTMFLKSVDTYGLRKDAEILFNIFDEVVQEIRAENLVQFITDNDASYKAAGKKLQQKYGSFY